The Salvelinus alpinus chromosome 25, SLU_Salpinus.1, whole genome shotgun sequence genomic sequence AGTTTGATGATTATGTGACAAACGAttaattagttattgattttAACATTTGTAAATGGCCTTTGGCGAATGTTCGAATGTGTGAATATAAAACCAACTTTACCTCGGTTCTTTAGTGACCATAGAGTTGGGACACCCATTTAAAGTCccatcttcaattttattgaGGAACATTCCATTGTTAGTTAGTACTTCAACATTATCAAAATGAAATGAATGTTGTAAAAGTGTATGGTATAAATTACAGCAGCGTTTCTTAAAGAATGGGTCGCAGCGGACCTGTTAATGGTGAGTCGCCacgtaaatatataattatttcaTTAATTACTGGAATTTATTTGGCCAAGTGGCAACtgcgctctctgcttagcagcggtctctgctcagtttggcagctgcgcgagtgggagaggtagagggagatacCCGTGTTCTTCGCGGTTTACCGGATATTTTTTTCTGCAGTTTTGTTGAAGATCACTCCGCGACCCACACGCTGCAGCGCTGTCGTTCATGCCACTGACTTATTATTCCCACTCGCCATCACTCACCGCTGTCACGAAATGGACTCATGCTagccacaagttctgactgagctcaatcgTCATGAAACGCAAATACAGTGATTACTTTTTGTCTCATTCATACAAACTTTGAGAAATAACGAGGagcgcccacaatgtgttttgtgtgggGAAGTGCTTAAAAATGAGTCTCTCATAacgaacaaattaataaaacgacACGACCAAACATCCAGGCAAAACATGACGGTAAACCCagggagttctttcagaacagggcagaatgcttcaggaaacagtgcttcgaTTTTTTGCAAGATCAGTTGTCTTGAACAAACTGATGTTGGAAGTAGGACACTTCCGAGTTGATTTGAACGCGGCATAAGAACGGCGTCGCTGTATCTCTCTAATGTCATCATCTCTTTGTGGCAAGCTATGGACACTGAAAAGGTGTGATTATTCAAATGTTATACCTGTTCTCATGAGTTTAGCCAACAAAAaaacgactgtgtgtgtgttttttttagctagctggctagctacttcATTGTACTGTAACGTTAGCCTCAGCAGCTGGctagtagctatctagctagtaGGAAGCTGTCTCGAACAGGAATAAATATGTACATTCTGTTGCCAATTCGTTCACAATTGTATATTTATACGACATGCATAGCTAGCTACCATAGTAACAGCCACTAGCACGCTTTCATTCGCTACGGTACGAATTAAACACTCATAGAAACTGCTTGAATAAACATGCTGCGTTGGAATGTTTTCATTCAAATGCGTGACAAATGTCAACAACCATAATGTAGCTGCTATTCTTTCTAGTAGTTAAATTATGATAGTAAAATTCTGTTTCTACCAGCTGTATGTAACCAAACACGTCTGGAGAATGAACTGTTGTTATGATGATTGACAGAGCTCCAATATGGTGAAGGAGTTTGAGAGTGTGGAGCTGGGAGACATGGGGATGAAGAAGCAGAAGGTGCCCCGTAGAACGATTTACTTTGCCAGTGGCGAGACCATGGAGGAATACAGCACAGATGAAGATGAGGAAGTGCAAGTTTCTATCGCTGTTAAGACCTCAGCTGACCCGGTTGGTTTCTCTGGACTTTACTCCATGACATGCACTTGAATATAATGAATaattcccacattttgttaactTTGTTTTCttattgtgtcatgtttttgatACAGTCCAAGTTGAATTGGGGTCCATACTTTTGGTTTCACATTTGGAGAGTGGCAACCTCCACTATTTCAGGTAAATGTGGTATTTTGTATACTACACTCTAAAGATAAACATGTATGATGAGTGACTTAAAATGTAGCCTATATAAATTGAATGTTCTGTGTGTTTTTAATACTGTGCCTCTGCCTTGTGCTTTTTACTTTCAGTTTGTGACTATCTTGGGGAGAGAATGGCCTCATTGTTCGGAATTACCTCACCCAAGTACCAGTATGCTATTGACGCGTACTACAGAATGAAAAAGGAGGTACGTTGTTGTCTTGTCTTTGTGGAAAGCATCTGTTTACAGACCTTGGAATGCTTCATTACTTCTAATTTGTTACTACTACTTTGTAATATCCCTGCTTCTCATTCATGTTGTGACTgacaggaggatgaggaggaggaggagaaccggCTGTCTGAGGAGGCAGAACGTCGTTTTGAGGAGGAGCACAACCAGGAGATCCAGCAGCCAGCCATGGAGCAGCCGGAGGGCAAAGCCTCCTTCGTCAGCTTCGAGCTGGATCAAGATCCCACACCTGATGCCAACAGATGTCCTGCCCCCATCCCCACCTAACAGTTCAATTAAATAGGTGTTTCCATTTTTCTCATTTCCCGATGTTGCCTGCTCAGCCTTTTTTTTTTGCTACAGCATAGAATTCTTATTTTTATCATATTGATTTAATGATGTATCCTCAACATTCTTTCAGTGTACTTTTCTTATTTTTGCCTAAATGATCATGTTCTATGTAAGTcacggatttaaaaaaaatatatatatacattttttagtTGCTGCGTTGTAAATATGCATGAACTTTTGTGTGCAATGAACATTGCTGTGCTGTGTGTCAGTGACAATGAATGAGCACATCTGATGCTGATTTGAACTATTTGCAGGTTTAAGAAAGGTCTTTGATTTATTTTTTCAGGTACATAACATTGTTACACAATAAGTTAGCAGCTATTTTCAGCCAGTTAGCGGCGATATAAGTTACCTTTTTCTAAAACCATTCCAGATGTGCACAATGTTATAGGAATAGTACAGATTTATTTGAATGGAAAATTATTTATATTCATGGCCAACCATGAAAATCTATTTTCATTTCAGAATGCCCACAAttatgttactgtgttactatgagAAGTTATGCACAGTGCTTTTCAGAGTCCATCAATTTAATGTTGTGATCTGTCCCCAGGCCTTTAATGTAATAACTTCACACGTTGCTCATTGGCATCTGTGCGAAGACTTTAGACATTACTGTTGTCCAGGGCCGTATATTAgaaatacagtgagctccaaaagtattgggacagtgattatttgttgttttggctctgtactccagcacttggaaattgaaattatacaatgactgaCTTTTTGTACATGGTCCCCTAAAATGCGGGAACTAAAAGTATTGGAACAAATTCACCAATGTATTTGGTCTGATATTCCTAACACaatttgggcacaaaataatctgaaacacaaacaaAACAGCAAATGACTCCAACGAGTTTGTAGAGTCATacgcttgatgtaatcattatgtgctaagaatatgggaccaaataaacTTTTGACAACTTTGAATCACAAGTGAATTTGTCACAATACTTTTGggcccctaaaatggggggggggagaccatgtacaaaaagtgctgtcatttctaaacggctcatatggatgaaaataccttcaaattaaagctgacagacTGCATCGAAAGTGCTGGAGTACATAGCCAAAACAaaacatgtgtcactgtcccTATCCTTTTG encodes the following:
- the LOC139553366 gene encoding protein FAM177A1-like isoform X2; its protein translation is MSSNMVKEFESVELGDMGMKKQKVPRRTIYFASGETMEEYSTDEDEEVQVSIAVKTSADPSKLNWGPYFWFHIWRVATSTISVCDYLGERMASLFGITSPKYQYAIDAYYRMKKEEDEEEEENRLSEEAERRFEEEHNQEIQQPAMEQPEGKASFVSFELDQDPTPDANRCPAPIPT
- the LOC139553366 gene encoding protein FAM177A1-like isoform X1, producing MDTEKSSNMVKEFESVELGDMGMKKQKVPRRTIYFASGETMEEYSTDEDEEVQVSIAVKTSADPSKLNWGPYFWFHIWRVATSTISVCDYLGERMASLFGITSPKYQYAIDAYYRMKKEEDEEEEENRLSEEAERRFEEEHNQEIQQPAMEQPEGKASFVSFELDQDPTPDANRCPAPIPT